A single genomic interval of Brevundimonas diminuta harbors:
- a CDS encoding AAA family ATPase, whose product MHVNEVKTIAERIRAEIAKAVVGQEDAVDMLLTALFAGGHVLLEGPPGTAKTLLAQTFARTLGLDYGRIQFTPDLMPGDIIGSNLFNFQTSSFTLTRGPIFCELLLADEINRTPPKTQAALLEAMQERRITIDGEAHGLSPRFTVVATQNPIEQQGTYPLPEAQLDRFLFKQVLDYPSLDQERAIVAAYGSRTGLMDPIALGVEVVAEASVIEAAVNTVADVRLTDEVIGYITGLVRATRTSADVETGASPRAGAMLAVAARARAALDGRDYVIPDDVKALAIPALRHRLVLSPAAEIEGRRVEQVLAGLVDQVAAPR is encoded by the coding sequence GTGCACGTCAATGAGGTGAAGACGATCGCCGAGCGCATCCGCGCCGAGATCGCCAAGGCTGTGGTCGGCCAGGAAGACGCCGTCGACATGCTGCTGACGGCCCTTTTCGCCGGCGGTCACGTCTTGCTGGAAGGGCCGCCCGGAACGGCCAAGACCCTGCTGGCCCAGACCTTCGCGCGCACCCTGGGTCTGGACTATGGCCGCATCCAGTTCACGCCCGACCTGATGCCCGGCGACATCATCGGATCGAACCTGTTCAACTTCCAGACGTCCAGCTTCACTCTGACGCGCGGGCCGATCTTCTGCGAACTGCTGCTGGCGGACGAGATCAACCGCACGCCGCCCAAGACCCAGGCCGCCTTGCTGGAAGCCATGCAGGAACGCCGGATCACCATCGACGGCGAAGCTCACGGCCTCAGCCCGCGCTTCACCGTCGTCGCCACCCAGAACCCCATCGAGCAGCAGGGCACATACCCCCTGCCCGAGGCCCAGTTGGACCGCTTCCTGTTCAAACAGGTGCTGGACTATCCCAGCCTGGATCAGGAGCGCGCCATCGTCGCCGCCTACGGTTCCCGCACGGGGCTGATGGACCCCATCGCCCTGGGCGTGGAAGTGGTGGCCGAGGCCTCCGTCATCGAGGCGGCGGTGAACACGGTCGCCGACGTGCGCCTGACCGACGAGGTGATCGGCTACATCACCGGCCTGGTGCGCGCGACACGGACGTCCGCCGATGTCGAGACCGGCGCATCGCCCCGCGCCGGGGCTATGCTGGCGGTCGCGGCGCGGGCGCGCGCCGCGCTGGACGGCCGCGACTATGTCATTCCCGACGACGTGAAGGCCCTGGCCATTCCGGCCCTGCGTCACCGCCTGGTCCTGTCGCCGGCGGCCGAGATCGAGGGTCGGCGCGTCGAACAGGTGCTGGCCGGTCTGGTGGATCAGGTGGCGGCGCCCCGGTGA
- a CDS encoding DUF4350 domain-containing protein, with protein MSRSEGAASGGFSPVTMIVVLLVGVVTLAGLGVLSAYAPELKSGNDGGGHALSRSATGFGGLPTLLRGLGVPVVMNRGTLSETSDESLLILTPSIQTKAEQIDDIEHYGATLIVLPKWTSIPDADHAGWVKTVGVQSAQSVVASLPKDLRNGLKLTARKGGATVALRRPNGASFGRPVRIEALRTLEGPDWIPVVVDDQGRAVLAMHRELRTYVLADPDLIDTAALKTLDGATTAVALIDILRADEAPVMFDLTLHGFQRTRNMLRLMLEPPLLGMTLVLVALAAFAGFQAAVRFGPARERSRVIALGKRGLADNTAGLVRLARREHRMAAPYALLVRAAVARAIGAPRNLDEGALDAFLDRVGRTTGATETYTALAEQARAAKSPADLMRVAGALHRWNQELTRARQ; from the coding sequence ATGAGCCGTTCTGAAGGCGCGGCAAGCGGCGGTTTCTCGCCGGTCACCATGATCGTCGTGCTGCTGGTGGGCGTGGTCACGCTGGCGGGGCTCGGCGTCCTGTCGGCCTATGCGCCCGAACTCAAGTCCGGCAACGACGGCGGCGGCCACGCCCTGTCGCGGTCCGCCACCGGTTTCGGCGGTCTGCCGACCCTTCTGCGCGGCCTGGGTGTGCCGGTGGTCATGAACCGGGGGACGCTTTCGGAAACGTCGGACGAAAGCCTGCTGATCCTGACGCCTTCGATCCAGACCAAAGCCGAACAGATCGACGACATCGAGCATTACGGCGCGACCTTGATCGTCCTGCCCAAATGGACCTCTATCCCGGATGCGGATCATGCCGGCTGGGTGAAGACTGTGGGCGTTCAGTCGGCCCAGAGCGTCGTGGCGTCTCTGCCCAAGGATTTGCGCAACGGTCTGAAACTGACCGCGCGCAAAGGCGGCGCGACCGTCGCCCTGCGCCGTCCCAACGGCGCTTCGTTCGGACGGCCCGTCCGGATCGAGGCGCTGCGCACCCTGGAGGGGCCCGACTGGATTCCCGTCGTCGTCGACGATCAGGGCCGCGCCGTCCTGGCCATGCACCGCGAACTGCGGACCTATGTTCTGGCCGATCCCGACCTGATCGACACGGCTGCGCTGAAAACCCTCGACGGGGCGACGACCGCCGTCGCCCTGATCGACATCCTGCGTGCCGATGAGGCGCCGGTAATGTTCGACCTGACGCTGCACGGCTTCCAACGCACGCGCAACATGCTGCGGCTGATGCTGGAACCGCCGCTGTTGGGCATGACCCTGGTGCTGGTCGCGCTTGCCGCCTTCGCCGGTTTCCAGGCCGCCGTTCGCTTCGGCCCAGCGCGCGAGAGGAGCCGTGTCATCGCCTTGGGCAAGCGCGGCCTGGCGGACAACACCGCCGGTCTCGTCCGGCTGGCGCGGCGCGAACACCGGATGGCCGCCCCATACGCCCTGCTGGTGCGCGCCGCAGTCGCCCGCGCCATCGGGGCGCCGCGCAATCTGGACGAGGGAGCGCTGGACGCCTTCCTCGACCGTGTCGGCCGGACCACCGGCGCGACCGAAACCTACACCGCCCTGGCCGAACAGGCCCGGGCCGCCAAGTCGCCGGCCGATCTGATGCGGGTCGCCGGCGCCCTTCATCGCTGGAATCAGGAGCTGACCCGTGCACGTCAATGA
- a CDS encoding TonB-dependent receptor domain-containing protein, translating into MRNQHTGYLRAAVSPATLVVGAMLFAAPVQAQESQSQDATEVGEIVVTGIRASLASALTEKRRSNTIVDVINAEDIADFPDANLAESLQRIPGVSIDRENGEGNSISVRGLGGDFTRVRLNGLETLSTSGASNADGALRRDRGFQFNTFASELFNSLKVQKSADAQTDEGSLGATVDLISGRPFDFKERRLALTLQDAYYENGGTHNPRLALLASDRWTSKIGEFGLLGSVAYNERTQAIDSYSRQVGSFDYTYRGATFNNVGTNAAGDHQGFALPIGTNPATALPRVTNPEARNYLIGSNPTAYNLINGGATRGSLVRIPALATLNHRDVEQDRLGVTLSGQWHPTERTTINFDNLYSKMTQISTNYQIGPVGLNRNNTNGNRTTTAFSYQTYPTTSATNNSYANRRAAYANCATQAATEFRDAIDCGQSLYGSTPIFTTAPGAINQNLAAGTGSFNPNNLDVYDYYNQPGSVGYVAHPQYLAMRGAFIGRPSVRLIDAGLSETGANANYLVLGNVDFRSAVDQGGYTTEFRQNSINIEHEFSDTFRMSLLVGDSKSTNDNTGLLVDFIRLDSGQGVAGNDYFVYDDRQGGDMPIMKFGFDVANPNSWDFVKGYSAIRNYRTITENGYQTAKADFVWDLNDDFTFKFGIGKRKFDFYYTRYERLISDTMNPSLLEGVRSGLAAATTVGQMGQLISWGDGLNVPEGTPTSFFAPNLEAFKNRFGFDCDCINAWGDWRLSDLRNGGVNTFWVDEDSLSYYGQMDFRVPLFMGELRGNAGLRRAETKIDSRGRSPSGRPVENDNQYNDTLPSMNLVWELNDKLMLRFAAAKVMARPQMTALQPGVTAFTVPVGIGADPAQFDGSNAAITLGNTKLKPFRASNLDFNVEWYFARDAILSVAVFHKEIESFPQVVLREGKLSEIFNAEQIANLRAAYDGLTDVASDSRRAYIDQDLPFQVRQYNDAPGGKLDGFEIAYQQNFNFLPAPFDGFGIQANYTQIESELEYILDPARNLTGTAPFLGASPKSFNATIFYEVEKWSARVSSAYRAAYQTTYPLASGGCDPGVCDSPLINDFIGSEETLNVDASFTYKLTDNVTFTAEALNLTNQTDTRWAYQADPVVNNYGSTGRQYFVGARFVF; encoded by the coding sequence ATGCGAAACCAACATACGGGATACCTGCGCGCGGCCGTCTCGCCAGCGACGCTCGTTGTGGGGGCCATGCTGTTCGCGGCCCCGGTTCAAGCTCAAGAGAGCCAGAGCCAGGACGCCACCGAAGTGGGTGAGATCGTCGTCACCGGCATCCGCGCCTCGCTGGCCAGCGCCCTGACCGAAAAACGCCGGTCCAACACGATCGTCGACGTCATCAACGCCGAGGACATCGCCGACTTCCCGGACGCCAATCTGGCGGAATCGCTCCAACGCATTCCGGGCGTGTCGATCGACCGCGAGAACGGCGAGGGCAATTCGATCTCGGTGCGCGGCCTGGGCGGCGACTTCACCCGCGTGCGTCTGAATGGGTTGGAGACCCTGTCGACCTCGGGCGCCAGCAATGCCGACGGCGCCCTGCGTCGCGACCGGGGCTTCCAGTTCAACACCTTCGCCTCCGAGCTGTTCAACTCGCTGAAGGTTCAGAAGTCCGCCGACGCCCAGACGGACGAGGGGTCGCTGGGCGCCACGGTCGATCTGATCTCGGGGCGCCCGTTCGACTTCAAGGAACGTCGCCTGGCCCTGACGCTTCAAGACGCCTATTACGAGAACGGCGGCACTCACAATCCGCGCCTCGCCCTGCTGGCGTCCGACCGCTGGACCAGCAAGATCGGCGAATTTGGGCTTCTGGGCTCAGTCGCCTACAATGAGCGCACCCAGGCGATCGACAGCTATTCGCGTCAGGTCGGCTCGTTCGACTACACCTATCGCGGCGCGACCTTCAACAATGTGGGGACCAACGCCGCCGGCGATCATCAGGGCTTCGCCCTGCCCATCGGCACCAATCCCGCGACCGCCCTGCCCCGCGTTACCAATCCGGAGGCGCGCAACTACCTGATCGGCTCGAACCCGACCGCCTACAATCTGATCAACGGCGGTGCGACGCGCGGCTCGCTGGTGCGCATCCCGGCGCTGGCGACGCTGAACCACCGCGACGTGGAGCAGGACCGGTTGGGGGTGACCCTGTCGGGTCAATGGCATCCGACCGAGCGGACCACGATCAACTTCGACAATCTGTATTCGAAGATGACGCAGATCTCGACCAACTATCAGATCGGTCCGGTAGGCCTGAACCGCAACAACACCAACGGCAACCGCACCACCACGGCGTTCAGCTACCAGACCTATCCGACGACCAGCGCGACCAACAACTCCTACGCCAACCGTCGCGCCGCCTACGCCAACTGCGCGACCCAGGCCGCGACCGAGTTCCGCGACGCGATCGACTGCGGCCAATCGCTGTATGGCTCCACCCCGATCTTCACCACGGCGCCCGGCGCGATCAATCAGAATCTGGCCGCCGGAACGGGCAGCTTCAATCCCAACAACCTGGACGTCTACGACTACTACAATCAGCCGGGATCGGTCGGTTACGTCGCCCACCCCCAGTATCTGGCCATGCGAGGCGCGTTCATCGGGCGGCCATCGGTGCGGTTGATCGATGCGGGACTGAGCGAGACGGGCGCCAACGCCAACTATCTGGTGCTGGGCAACGTCGACTTCCGCTCGGCGGTCGATCAGGGCGGCTATACCACCGAATTCCGCCAGAACTCGATCAACATCGAGCACGAGTTCAGCGACACCTTCCGGATGTCGCTGCTGGTCGGCGATTCCAAGTCGACCAACGATAACACCGGCCTGCTGGTCGACTTCATCCGGCTAGATTCGGGCCAGGGCGTCGCGGGCAACGACTACTTCGTCTATGACGACCGCCAAGGCGGCGACATGCCGATCATGAAGTTCGGCTTCGACGTCGCCAATCCGAACAGCTGGGATTTCGTGAAGGGCTATTCAGCCATTCGCAACTACCGGACCATCACCGAGAACGGCTACCAAACCGCCAAGGCCGACTTCGTCTGGGACCTGAACGACGACTTCACGTTCAAGTTCGGCATCGGCAAGCGCAAGTTCGACTTCTACTACACGCGCTACGAGCGGCTGATCAGCGACACGATGAACCCGTCGCTGCTGGAGGGCGTACGCTCCGGACTGGCGGCCGCCACGACCGTCGGCCAGATGGGACAGCTGATCAGCTGGGGCGACGGGCTGAACGTGCCGGAAGGCACCCCGACCAGCTTCTTCGCGCCCAATCTGGAAGCCTTCAAGAACCGCTTCGGCTTCGACTGCGACTGTATCAACGCCTGGGGCGACTGGCGTCTGTCGGACCTGCGCAACGGCGGGGTCAACACCTTCTGGGTCGATGAGGACAGCCTGTCCTACTATGGCCAGATGGACTTCCGCGTGCCGCTGTTCATGGGCGAACTGCGCGGCAACGCCGGTCTGCGTCGCGCCGAGACCAAGATCGATTCCCGCGGACGCTCGCCCAGCGGCCGTCCGGTCGAGAACGACAACCAGTACAACGACACCCTGCCGTCGATGAACCTGGTGTGGGAACTGAACGACAAGCTGATGCTGCGTTTCGCGGCGGCCAAGGTCATGGCCCGCCCGCAGATGACGGCGCTACAGCCCGGCGTCACGGCCTTCACCGTTCCGGTCGGCATCGGCGCGGACCCGGCCCAGTTCGACGGATCCAATGCGGCGATCACCCTGGGCAACACCAAGCTGAAGCCGTTCCGCGCCTCCAACCTGGACTTCAACGTCGAATGGTATTTCGCTCGCGACGCCATCCTGTCGGTCGCGGTCTTCCACAAGGAGATCGAAAGCTTCCCGCAGGTGGTGCTGCGCGAAGGCAAGCTGAGCGAGATCTTCAACGCCGAACAGATCGCCAATCTGCGCGCCGCCTATGACGGCCTGACCGATGTCGCCTCCGACAGCCGCCGGGCCTATATCGACCAGGACCTGCCCTTCCAGGTGCGTCAGTACAACGATGCGCCGGGCGGCAAGCTGGACGGGTTCGAGATCGCCTATCAGCAGAACTTCAACTTCCTACCCGCGCCGTTCGACGGCTTCGGCATCCAGGCCAACTACACCCAGATCGAATCCGAGCTGGAATACATCCTGGACCCGGCCCGCAACCTGACCGGCACGGCGCCCTTCCTGGGCGCCTCGCCCAAGTCGTTCAACGCCACGATCTTCTACGAGGTCGAGAAGTGGAGCGCGCGTGTCTCGTCGGCCTATCGCGCCGCCTATCAGACCACCTATCCGCTGGCGTCGGGCGGTTGCGATCCGGGCGTGTGCGACTCGCCGCTGATCAACGACTTCATCGGCTCGGAAGAGACGCTGAACGTGGATGCGTCCTTCACCTACAAGCTGACGGACAACGTCACCTTCACCGCCGAGGCGCTGAACCTGACCAACCAGACCGACACCCGCTGGGCCTATCAGGCCGATCCGGTGGTCAACAACTATGGCTCGACCGGCCGCCAGTACTTCGTCGGCGCGCGGTTCGTGTTCTGA
- a CDS encoding DUF58 domain-containing protein, giving the protein MIYPTRRAVTAMAAGVPVALLAGVLTPAGWLAGPVWIAGVLLLVAVDALRGGSRSKLELDQPRPVRAAVGRSDLTELTVRFGAGGPAPKTVEAALSGDARLGLEEASRRATVSDRAAVLAFPFTPNRRGAADLKALWVRWHGPMGLAWKQKTFALDLAAPVLTDLQWVRDHAVRLFARDALFGAKTQLEIGEGSEFQALRDFQAGMDRRSIDWKQSARHAALLAKEFRTERNHNVIMALDCGRAASEPVGGMPRIDRFIHAALLLSYACLRSGDRTGVFAFDSQPRVTTGAVGGLDAFRTLQAVVGRIDYSTHETNYTLALATLSGQLQRRSLIVVFTDFTDSTAAELMIESLGRLLRRHLVLFVVLRDDELEGLSGVDPQMPEDVSRAVVAGTLLRERETVIGRLRRMGAHIVDAPADRVGTEVVNAYLDLKRRDLL; this is encoded by the coding sequence GTGATCTATCCCACCCGACGCGCGGTGACGGCGATGGCGGCGGGCGTTCCCGTCGCCCTGCTGGCCGGCGTCCTGACCCCTGCAGGCTGGCTCGCCGGGCCGGTCTGGATCGCGGGCGTCCTGCTGCTCGTCGCCGTGGATGCCCTGCGCGGCGGTTCGCGTTCAAAGCTGGAGTTGGACCAGCCCCGTCCGGTGCGCGCCGCCGTGGGCCGGTCCGACCTTACCGAACTGACGGTGCGTTTCGGCGCAGGCGGCCCAGCCCCGAAGACCGTCGAGGCCGCCCTGTCGGGCGACGCCCGGCTGGGGCTGGAAGAGGCGTCGCGCCGCGCCACGGTCTCGGATCGCGCCGCGGTCCTGGCCTTTCCTTTCACGCCAAATCGCCGAGGCGCCGCTGACCTGAAGGCCTTGTGGGTCCGTTGGCATGGGCCGATGGGCCTGGCGTGGAAGCAGAAGACCTTCGCTCTGGACCTGGCCGCGCCGGTCCTGACCGACCTTCAATGGGTCCGCGATCACGCCGTTCGCCTGTTCGCCCGCGACGCCCTGTTCGGCGCCAAGACCCAGCTGGAGATCGGCGAGGGGTCGGAGTTTCAGGCCCTACGCGACTTTCAGGCCGGGATGGACCGCCGCTCCATCGACTGGAAACAGTCGGCCCGCCACGCCGCCCTGTTGGCCAAGGAGTTCCGCACCGAGCGAAACCACAACGTCATCATGGCGCTGGACTGCGGGCGGGCGGCCAGCGAGCCGGTTGGTGGGATGCCGCGCATAGACCGCTTCATCCATGCAGCTCTGCTGCTGTCCTACGCCTGCTTGCGATCGGGCGACCGGACGGGCGTCTTCGCCTTCGATTCCCAGCCGCGTGTGACCACCGGCGCCGTAGGCGGGCTGGACGCCTTCCGCACCCTTCAGGCCGTGGTGGGCCGCATCGACTATTCGACGCATGAGACCAACTACACCCTGGCCCTGGCGACCCTGTCGGGCCAGCTCCAGCGCCGCTCGCTGATCGTGGTCTTCACCGACTTCACCGACAGCACCGCCGCCGAGCTGATGATCGAGTCTCTGGGGCGGCTTTTGCGGCGGCACCTCGTTCTGTTCGTCGTTCTACGCGACGATGAGCTGGAAGGCCTGAGCGGCGTCGATCCGCAGATGCCCGAGGACGTCTCGCGCGCCGTCGTCGCTGGAACCCTGCTGCGCGAACGCGAGACGGTGATCGGACGGCTGCGGCGTATGGGCGCGCACATCGTCGACGCTCCAGCCGATCGCGTCGGGACCGAGGTCGTCAACGCCTATCTGGACCTGAAACGCAGGGATTTGCTGTGA
- a CDS encoding stage II sporulation protein M — MTDVRPSGLLKSQRFRQAREDDWRRLERLMDKAEKGSASKLTDAEILAVPVLYRSTLSALSVARETSLDQGLIDYLETLSARAYFFVYGSRATIQDRLVAFFRTDWPAAVRGLWRETLVSTALMLLGALVAGWLVMHEPEWFYAFVPTDLSGGRDPAASTETLRATLDGADGAQGLSAFAAYLFTHNAQVALLAFALGFALCLPTGLLILYNGATLGAFFALFASRGLGFELGGWLLIHGVTELFAVILAGAAGLKIGWAVAFPGQKRRLDAAVEAGRTAGIAMGGVVVMLMFAGLLEGFGRQLIVDTGLRYAVAAATAVIWGLYFYAPRPAVAESIHAR; from the coding sequence GTGACCGACGTGCGCCCGTCCGGCCTGCTCAAAAGCCAGCGTTTTCGCCAGGCGCGCGAGGACGATTGGCGTCGCCTGGAACGGCTGATGGACAAGGCCGAAAAGGGGTCCGCGTCCAAACTGACCGACGCCGAGATTCTGGCGGTTCCGGTGCTGTATCGTTCGACCCTGTCGGCCCTGTCGGTGGCGCGCGAGACCTCGCTGGATCAGGGGCTTATCGACTATCTGGAGACCCTGTCGGCGCGGGCCTACTTCTTCGTCTATGGCTCGCGGGCGACGATCCAGGATCGACTGGTCGCCTTCTTCCGCACCGACTGGCCCGCCGCCGTGCGCGGTCTGTGGCGCGAGACCCTGGTCTCGACAGCCCTGATGCTTCTGGGCGCCCTGGTCGCCGGCTGGCTGGTGATGCATGAGCCGGAATGGTTCTACGCCTTCGTGCCCACCGACCTGAGCGGCGGGCGCGATCCCGCCGCCTCGACCGAGACCCTGCGCGCCACTCTGGACGGCGCTGACGGGGCTCAAGGCCTATCGGCCTTCGCCGCCTATCTGTTCACCCACAACGCCCAGGTCGCCCTGCTCGCGTTTGCGCTCGGGTTCGCCCTGTGCCTGCCGACGGGCCTGCTGATCCTCTACAATGGCGCGACGCTGGGCGCATTCTTCGCCCTGTTCGCCAGTCGTGGGCTGGGCTTCGAACTGGGCGGCTGGCTGTTGATCCACGGGGTGACGGAACTGTTCGCTGTCATCTTGGCGGGCGCGGCAGGCCTGAAAATCGGCTGGGCCGTCGCCTTTCCCGGCCAGAAGCGAAGGCTGGACGCTGCCGTGGAGGCCGGGCGCACGGCCGGCATCGCCATGGGCGGCGTCGTGGTGATGCTGATGTTCGCCGGCCTGCTTGAAGGGTTCGGCCGCCAACTGATCGTCGATACAGGCTTGCGTTATGCGGTCGCGGCGGCGACCGCCGTGATCTGGGGCCTCTATTTCTATGCGCCCCGCCCCGCCGTCGCGGAGTCGATCCATGCCCGCTGA
- a CDS encoding RDD family protein: MPADLTTAKTERAFVTPEGVDLRLNIGDAGQRAGAFLLDAAIIIGVLIVFTIASAFAFASGAAVAGVTGAEMVAVIWLIVFFLLRNFYFTAFELSAAAATPGKRIMGLRVASRDGGRLKAEAVFARNAMRELEVFLPLSILVARSQEGGVDGWMYLLAFVWAAIFVFFPLFNKDRLRVGDLIGGTWVVRAPRRKLIRDMAEDGATRMAAYAFTPAQLDAYGAKELHVLETLLRQGDRKTFRDVADRIAKKIGWTRGPYDTDRDFLSAYYAALRGRLEQKLLMGVRRRDKHDV; this comes from the coding sequence ATGCCCGCTGACCTGACCACGGCCAAAACGGAACGCGCCTTCGTCACGCCCGAGGGCGTGGACCTGCGGCTGAACATCGGCGACGCGGGTCAGAGAGCCGGAGCGTTTTTATTGGACGCGGCCATCATCATCGGCGTCCTGATCGTTTTCACCATAGCCTCGGCCTTCGCTTTCGCCTCAGGGGCCGCCGTGGCCGGCGTGACGGGGGCCGAGATGGTCGCGGTCATCTGGCTGATCGTCTTCTTCCTGCTGCGGAACTTCTACTTCACCGCTTTCGAACTGTCGGCGGCGGCGGCCACGCCGGGCAAGCGGATAATGGGGCTGCGTGTCGCCTCGCGTGACGGCGGACGGCTGAAGGCCGAGGCCGTCTTCGCCCGCAACGCCATGCGTGAACTGGAGGTCTTCCTGCCCTTGTCCATCCTGGTCGCCCGCAGTCAGGAGGGGGGCGTGGACGGCTGGATGTATCTGCTGGCCTTCGTCTGGGCGGCGATCTTCGTCTTCTTCCCCCTGTTCAACAAGGACCGGCTGCGCGTCGGCGACCTGATCGGGGGCACCTGGGTCGTGCGCGCGCCGCGTCGAAAGCTGATCCGCGACATGGCCGAAGACGGGGCCACGCGGATGGCCGCCTACGCCTTCACCCCGGCGCAACTCGACGCCTATGGTGCCAAGGAACTGCATGTTCTGGAGACCCTGCTTCGACAGGGCGACCGCAAGACCTTTCGAGACGTCGCCGACCGCATCGCCAAAAAGATCGGCTGGACGCGCGGCCCCTACGACACCGACCGCGACTTCCTCAGCGCCTATTACGCCGCCCTGCGCGGTCGTCTGGAGCAGAAGCTGTTGATGGGCGTCAGACGCCGCGACAAGCACGACGTCTGA
- the pelA gene encoding pectate lyase, whose amino-acid sequence MKHTVLILGVLAIAAGVTSAPASAQETVAASPAAAWNSAALRRRADWYATAEARHLAAIVIQHQSAEGGWPKNTDLFAPPRPDADPALNNTIDNGGTTQPLVFLARTIAAGDAESRAAFDRGLDYLLAAQQPNGGWAQFYPLRGGYHDQITYNDDAMVHVLELLRDVGEGAAPYGFVDEARRERARQAVARGVETLLKTQARRDGVLTGWCAQHDARTLAPAWARRFEPPSLSGQESVGIVRFLMRLPDPNPDVVAAVDGAVAWLESAALADTTEVFVTDAQGRRDRILAPKPGARIWARFYDLEDGRPIYIGRDSIIRRDLMQIEHERRNGYRYVGEWPETLLTRDYPAWKAKLSDRA is encoded by the coding sequence ATGAAGCACACGGTCCTCATCCTCGGCGTCCTGGCGATCGCGGCCGGCGTCACGTCAGCGCCGGCGTCGGCGCAAGAAACCGTCGCCGCCTCGCCCGCCGCCGCCTGGAACAGCGCCGCCCTGCGCCGTCGGGCCGACTGGTATGCGACGGCCGAAGCGCGACACCTCGCCGCGATCGTCATCCAGCATCAATCGGCCGAAGGCGGTTGGCCCAAGAACACCGACCTGTTCGCCCCGCCCCGCCCCGATGCGGACCCGGCGCTGAACAACACGATCGACAATGGCGGCACGACCCAGCCGCTGGTCTTTCTGGCGCGAACGATCGCGGCTGGGGACGCCGAAAGCCGCGCCGCCTTCGACCGGGGTCTCGACTATCTGCTGGCGGCGCAACAGCCCAACGGCGGCTGGGCCCAGTTCTATCCGCTGCGCGGCGGCTATCACGACCAGATCACCTATAACGACGACGCCATGGTCCATGTGCTCGAGCTGTTACGCGATGTGGGCGAAGGCGCGGCGCCCTATGGCTTCGTCGACGAAGCGCGGCGCGAGCGGGCGCGTCAGGCCGTGGCGCGCGGGGTCGAGACCCTGCTGAAGACCCAGGCGCGCCGCGACGGCGTCCTGACCGGCTGGTGCGCCCAGCACGACGCCCGGACCCTGGCGCCCGCCTGGGCGCGTCGTTTCGAGCCGCCGTCCCTGTCGGGCCAGGAAAGCGTCGGCATCGTGCGCTTTCTGATGCGCCTGCCAGACCCCAACCCCGACGTCGTCGCCGCCGTGGACGGCGCCGTCGCCTGGCTGGAGAGCGCCGCGCTTGCAGACACGACCGAGGTCTTCGTCACCGACGCCCAAGGTCGACGCGACCGCATCCTGGCCCCAAAGCCGGGCGCGCGCATCTGGGCCCGGTTCTACGATCTGGAGGACGGGCGCCCCATCTACATCGGGCGCGATTCCATCATCCGGCGCGACCTGATGCAGATCGAGCACGAACGCCGCAACGGCTATCGCTACGTCGGCGAATGGCCCGAAACCCTGCTGACCCGCGACTATCCGGCATGGAAGGCGAAGCTGAGCGACCGCGCCTGA